The sequence atcacattaacatgtccatccctgtattaacaaacatgccatattggcccagtttatttttcttatcattgttttgaggagaccataaatagcatttacattttctgttgtacagttcatttgctgttatggagttcttgttactgataaaaaaaagtgtattttttgtttcaaaatagctgatctgctctatgccaacatctgcgaacaaatataattctataaagttggTCTAtgtagtgtgtaactgttgatatagagcgttattaaatttattgctaatgcaatcatatggcacgtTGACTTCtaaggaaattttagatggcacttaTCATCAGAAACGTTGCTGACTCCTGGGTTAGACCTTCatattaattttttctttttaaaacttttttaagaACGCATTTTAACATTggactcaaaaataaataaatcccccCTAACAAAAAAGGCACTTCAAGTGCCAAATTGctttatatttcttcacttaAATATACGGCCGCAAGTAGGGCTGACATGGGCCCCAGGTTTGATGTGTTCTGCCGTAAACTGGACAAACCAACATAAGGATGGAAGCCACTGTGGGACTTTTTCAGTAAGTTGAGCATGTGTTTTATAAGTTGACACATGAATTAATGTACTTTAATAGAAAATGGAAAGGTGATACAACCTCAAAAACGTGGTTGCCTctagatttaaaaagagaaacaaggtGAGTAGTTACACTATAAAGAATAaatgcacaatttaaaaaacaaaatttatagGTAGGTATATCGActttaattaaattatatgaATTATTATGGATTTGTCTgccacagtgtttttctttaaactacTTAGGAGcagttttactggcagttggtGATGTCACTGAAAGGCAAGGTTCTGTTGCCATAGtctgagtttattttgaaagctcaCTTATGGAACTCGCTTAAACAGCTTAGAAAAGACAAGCGCACACATTTGAAGAAGTATTTCCTCATTACGGTGacattttcccttttaaaaggtctcaaaaattaacatgaaaaaggaaacgagaaaaaatacaaattcaggAGATAAGAAAGATCCAGGAGATCAAAGTAAGTAAACAAATACATCAAATCTGGGTAAAATCCCTCAAATAACAGAATCTACTTTTCTAAAAATGTTGACAGTCTGTgtataaaatgaaacatttgaatcctacccatatggaaaagatatatataaatcttataaagtttgtatctgtcttgtgtgaaacttgtatgttttggatacttactaaaacaatatatgaaagtaatgagaaagtggccactttcatgagtaaatcatataagcctgaTATGATTCACtgtatgaagtaggccacatcttatgcaagtcttttataaatttgtactatttcttttccatatgggtatgtTTGACTGAAAATAGCATAATTACAACACGTCTAATCAAAGAAAGGTTAATGGGGCACTTTGTCTTTTGGTAAAATAATGTGACaagtttattcttggactcagcAGTAAAAACAGATCAACAAGTGTCATGAAGATCTAAGTCTTAGTAGACCTAGTATGGACTggtgttgctctgttttttatcAAAAGGATAAACTTGTTATTATAATTTAACCAATACTCCCTAAAATGGCATCAAAATCCTTCCAGTCCTGATGTCGAGCACTCTTTTTCActactgtgttgttgttgtttatagacTCTAAGAGCAGGATGGCTAAAAGAAAGGCCAGTCCTGAAAAGAAGACCCCCGTAAAAAGAAGGAGGGTCACTGAGCAGGCTGCTCCTTCCACCAGCTCAGATACACATCGGGTCAAAGCAATGAAGCGTAAGGCCCAGCAAGATGGAGCGGGCACAACCAGTCCACCAAAGAAGATTAAACTTGCTGAGCCTACGAGTGGAGACAGGGAGCAAGCGTCTTCCTCCGTGGACGCTGGTAAAGGTAGGCTAATTAGTTGAGTGAGGGGTAGATTAAGTGCACAGCTGGTTGCTCGGTTTAAGATATTAGTGTTTGGGAGAtacttttctgttgtacagttcatttgctgttatggagttcttgttactgataaaaaaaagtatattttttgtttcaaaatagctgatctgctctatgccaacatctgtgaacaaatataattctataaagttggTCTAtgtagtgtgtaactgttgatatagagcgttattaaatttattgctaatgcaatcatatggcacgtTGACTTCtaaggaaattttagatggcacttaTCATCAGAAACGTTGCTGACTCCTGGGTTAGACCTTCAtattaaatttttcttttttaaacttttttaagaACGCATTTTAACATTggactcaaaaataaataaatcccccCTAACAAAAAAGGCACTTCAAGTGCCAAATTGctttatatttcttcacttaAATATACGGCCGCAAGTAGGGCTGACATGGGCCCCAGGTTTGATGTGTTCTGCCGTAAACTGGACAAACCAACATAAGGATGGAAGCCACTGTGGGACTTTTTCAGTAAGTTGAGCATGTGTTTTATAAGTTCATCAGTAAATTAACACCAATAGCTAGTTAACCCATAGCTACTCACACAACAACGGGGTATTGGGTAACTATGATGTTGTTATTTTAGAAAACAAAGTACACATGAATTAATGTACTTTAATAGAAAATGGAAAGGTGATACAACCTCAAAAACGTGGTTGCCTctagatttaaaaagagaaacaaggtGAGTAGTTACACTATATAAAGAATAaatgcacaatttaaaaaacaaaatttatagGTAGGTATATCGActttaattaaattatatgaATTATTATGGATTTGTCTgccacagtgtttttctttaaactacTTAGGAGCAGTTTTGCTGGCAGTTGGTGATGTCACTGAAAGGCAAGGTTCTGTTGCCATAGtctgagtttattttgaaagctcaCTTACGGAACTCGCTTAAACAGCTTAGAAAAGACAAGCGCACACATTTGAAGAAGTATTTCCTCATTACGGTGacattttcccttttaaaaggTCTCAAAAATTAACATGAAAAAGGAAACGAGAAAAAATACCAATTCAGGAGATAAGAAAGATCCAGGAGATCAAAGTAAGTAAACAAATACATCAAATCTGGGTAAAATCCCTCAAATAACAGAATCTACTTTTCTAAAAATGTTGACAGTCTGTgtataaaatgaaacatttgaatcctacccatatggaaaagatatatataaatcttataaagtttgtatctgtcttgtgtgaaacttgtatgttttggatacttactaaaacaatatatgaaagtaatgagaaagtggccactttcatgagtaaatcatataagcctgaTATGATTCACtgtatgaagtaggccacatcttatgcaagtatTTTATAAATTtgtactatttcttttccatatgggtatgtTTGACTGAAAATAGCATAATTACAACACGTCTAATCAAAGAAAGGTTAATGGGGCACTTTGTCTTTTGGTAAAATAATGTGACaagtttattcttggactcagcAGTAAAAACAGATCAACAAGTGTCATGAAGATCTAAGTCTTAGTAGACCTAGTATGGACTggtgttgctctgttttttatcAAAAGGATAAACTTGTTATTATAATTTAACCAATACTCCCTAAAATGGCATCAAAATCCTTCCAGTCCTGATGTCGAGCACTCTTTTTCActactgtgttgttgttgtttatagacTCTAAGAGCAGGATGGCTAAAAGAAAGGCCAGTCCTGAAAAGAAGACCCCCGTAAAAAGAAGGAGGGTCACTGAGCAGGCTGCTCCTTCCACCAGCTCAGATACACATCGGGTCAAAGCAGTGAAGCGTAAGGCCCAGCAAGATGGAGCGGGCACAACCAGTCCACCAAAGAAGATTAAACTTGCTGAGCCTACGAGTGGAGACAGGGAGCAAGCGTCTTCCTCCGTGGACGCTGGTAAAGGTAGGCTAATTAGTTGAGTGAGGGGTAGATTAAGTGCACAGCTGGTTGCTCGGTTTAAGATATTAGTGTTTGGGAGATATTTGTGTGTATGATCTAATACGCTGATGCGCTTTTGGTGTTTTCCACATCTGCAGACtgcaatcaaaacacaaaagggTGCACAAAAAATGGCAGAAGGAAGTCTGCGGGAGACAGCAAAGAGTCacccaagaaaaagaaaaaggacaaaaccaAAAACGTCGTCCAAAATTCAGTAGTCGACCAGCAACGTAAGTAGCAAGCAGCTTGGCTTTTATACTCAGGTGAAGAGCAAAATGAACATTTAGGGTACAGCAGAGAGTAATTTGTgtcacagctgtagtaaaaCAACATTTGTGTCTTTTCAGGGGAATACCAAGCCAGATATGTGCAGGAGCACCATCTAGGAAAGGGCGGCTTTGGAGCAGTGTTTGCTGGCTACAGGATAACAGATCATTTCCCAGTAAGTGTTCAGATGGTGGGAGTAAGACAGGCAGTAATGCAGATAACGGATAATATCGTCAGCTGAGCATTAAAGGTGCCGTTTTACACCTTTAATGATGTCATACTGAGGAAATGCTCACCAATGCTCTGTGTCTTTTAGGTAGCCATCAAACACATTCCCAAGGACAAAATCCCCATCCAAGTGACGGTAAGTGTGCAACACTTGAACTGTTTTTACATTCCTGGACTGAGTGCAGCGTTCACCTGTGAAACGTCTGTTCCTCATCATCCACTTTGTTGTAATATATCAGGATGAAAACGGGAAGGAAGTCTCAGTGGAAGTGGCCATTTTGCTGAAGCTTGCAGCTGAAGCAGATGGATCAGTGGGAACGTCGGCTCCTGTGTCTCTGTTGGACTGGTTTGACTTTGGCACAGAGCTGATCCTGGTGCAGGAGAGACCTGTCCCCGCTGTGGACCTGTTTGAATACATAAGAGAAAATGGAGGATGTTTACCAGAAGGAAAGGCCAAGGTAAGTTGACTGGAAGAGCCTTAGACTGTACAGCATTCAATCAAAGCATAGAGTATCAGAGAAGCATCAACCTGTTGACTCATTACtgtctttttcatcttttccagGTCATTCTGAAGCAACTGGTTGATGCAGCAAAGGACCTGGAGGAGAAACAAATCTTTCACCGGGACATCAAGAGTGACAACATTCTGATTGAGACCGGCTCAGATGTGCCTCGAGTTCGTATCATTGACTTCGGACTGAGCTGCTTTGCTACGGAGCGATCGCGGTTCCGCTTCTTCTATGGTAAcatattcagctcctgctcttcACAGATGTAGCAATTTGTGCCTTTTGTTTTAGAAGAAATTGtaattgtgtctgtttattaggtacacctatcCACAGCCCTCCCGAATGTTACTGGGGCAAAAAATACAGGCCTGGACCCACCACGGTGTGGCAAATGGGAGTGGTGCTGTACGAAGCGCTTCATGTGGGGGACTTTAATATCATGACCTTCATCGAAAACGAACTGAAATTCAATGAGCATCTGTCCCCACGTAAGAAAACATCACACTTCAAGATTCACTGATGGCTTGGatcattggaaccatcatcttcatcttctctctcctttctttctttccagacTGCCGGAATTTCTTGGATGCGTGTTTAACCGAAGTCCCGGAGAAGCGCCCAACGCTGGGGGACCTCCAGCGCCACCCCTGGCTCAGATAAAcccatctctcacacacacacacatttcatatCTTATCATATAAGTGTGATACATGGcctaactttcttttttttgtctttctttcattttttttgtttttttaacaggaaaagattgttttttggttttttttggccGATTCTAAATTTTGCTATCCTGAAATTCCTGTAACCCCCCCAGCCATCCCAGGAAAGGGGATCTCTCTTTGAATTGGCTTTCCCGAGGTTTCTTCCCATCATTCTGGCCCCCcggggagtttttcctcgtcTTCATAGAGAGCTTGGGCTGGGTCAGGAGCTTCATCAAAATTGGCATTATTTGATTAggttaatgtaataaaacacgCTGATGTAATCAAAATTAGTAAAGATCAAAAGATTTAACTTAAACTTCCATTAAAACTTGTTTAACTCAACTTTGCTGAGAATACTCTTTCATTACCATGTCAAGGATTGTTTTTTTACTCATGATGCATTTTGACAagtaagaaaactgaaaactaaatCAGGTTAAAGTATGCACAACGAAAGTCACACTGTCACTGCTCTGAAGACTTGCATCTGTTGCCCTAACCtctaacggtgtgttcacaccgaacgcgatgtaCGCAaatagagcgtcaggtttaaatgtaaagtcaatggaaaagCGCGATGACACGCGATTAcgggtcccgcgaaaattcggaagcagatttgcgtcgcgaaaacgccAAAACTTTTTGACTcgcgaataaaaccacgcgcgtgagtttttgtgttgcattttgtgcatacgcgcgtttcgcgTCAACCGCTCGAGTTGGGAAAATCGCACCgtgacaaccaatcaggagcctggtgacgtggctgtgacctaggtcaaaggggcagatccagccaaagcccttcATACTTTGAgggaaggctaatcaatgcCGTAGCAAACAACCCAGAGCTGtacgacaccagctgctttctgtaccgagacaggaatataaAGGACCGAGATaggaggaagatatgtgaagagatcgggcaacctggtaagttcattcatttctcttttgaaagttttcactgaagccgcacaaaagctagcaagccactGCTATTTTCCCATTTTCCCAGCCATATTTTTTAATATCCATCTATACTCAATGTGAATTcgataaatttaataaatttgtttGACTGATCACCTAATGTGTGACAAAAGAATCCACTGTGATGCTAATGACCGTCTGCGCTCTCTTACCTGTCTGTAAAAGTTGGCcttgtctctctcactctgccttCTCTCACTCGTTTCCCGGTCCAGTGATGCCTCTCTCCTCTGTTGCAGAAGTTCCAGCCCGTGCTCTTCCTGTGTTCCGCGTGCCCGACTGTTTCTCTGCCCCCTGGTTTCCCACGGCACCTGTGCAGAGTTTCTGTTAATGACCGTGCTCCTGTTTAAGTTGATTCCTCTCATGAATAAATCTTGTAAATATTTCAAGTGATTGAGTCTGCTCTTAGGTCCAACTGCACTCTCATTTCCAGTTTGTGACATGggcttttcttcctttctttcctttgcATTATTGtcaggtctttaccttacaatataaagtgccttgaggcaaacATTGTTGTGATTTTGGCGCTACATTAATAAAAGTGACTTGAAATTGAATAAGTGCA is a genomic window of Astatotilapia calliptera chromosome 9, fAstCal1.2, whole genome shotgun sequence containing:
- the LOC113029385 gene encoding serine/threonine-protein kinase pim-2-like isoform X3; translated protein: MKKETRKNTNSGDKKDPGDQNSKSRMAKRKASPEKKTPVKRRRVTEQAAPSTSSDTHRVKAMKRKAQQDGAGTTSPPKKIKLAEPTSGDREQASSSVDAGKDCNQNTKGCTKNGRRKSAGDSKESPKKKKKDKTKNVVQNSVVDQQREYQARYVQEHHLGKGGFGAVFAGYRITDHFPVAIKHIPKDKIPIQVTDENGKEVSVEVAILLKLAAEADGSVGTSAPVSLLDWFDFGTELILVQERPVPAVDLFEYIRENGGCLPEGKAKVILKQLVDAAKDLEEKQIFHRDIKSDNILIETGSDVPRVRIIDFGLSCFATERSRFRFFYGTPIHSPPECYWGKKYRPGPTTVWQMGVVLYEALHVGDFNIMTFIENELKFNEHLSPHCRNFLDACLTEVPEKRPTLGDLQRHPWLR
- the LOC113029385 gene encoding serine/threonine-protein kinase pim-2-like isoform X1, which gives rise to MKKETRKNTNSGDKKDPGDQNSKSRMAKRKASPEKKTPVKRRRVTEQAAPSTSSDTHRVKAMKRKAQQDGAGTTSPPKKIKLAEPTSGDREQASSSVDAGKDSKSRMAKRKASPEKKTPVKRRRVTEQAAPSTSSDTHRVKAVKRKAQQDGAGTTSPPKKIKLAEPTSGDREQASSSVDAGKDCNQNTKGCTKNGRRKSAGDSKESPKKKKKDKTKNVVQNSVVDQQREYQARYVQEHHLGKGGFGAVFAGYRITDHFPVAIKHIPKDKIPIQVTDENGKEVSVEVAILLKLAAEADGSVGTSAPVSLLDWFDFGTELILVQERPVPAVDLFEYIRENGGCLPEGKAKVILKQLVDAAKDLEEKQIFHRDIKSDNILIETGSDVPRVRIIDFGLSCFATERSRFRFFYGTPIHSPPECYWGKKYRPGPTTVWQMGVVLYEALHVGDFNIMTFIENELKFNEHLSPHCRNFLDACLTEVPEKRPTLGDLQRHPWLR
- the LOC113029385 gene encoding serine/threonine-protein kinase pim-2-like isoform X2; amino-acid sequence: MKKETRKNTNSGDKKDPGDQNSKSRMAKRKASPEKKTPVKRRRVTEQAAPSTSSDTHRVKAVKRKAQQDGAGTTSPPKKIKLAEPTSGDREQASSSVDAGKDCNQNTKGCTKNGRRKSAGDSKESPKKKKKDKTKNVVQNSVVDQQREYQARYVQEHHLGKGGFGAVFAGYRITDHFPVAIKHIPKDKIPIQVTDENGKEVSVEVAILLKLAAEADGSVGTSAPVSLLDWFDFGTELILVQERPVPAVDLFEYIRENGGCLPEGKAKVILKQLVDAAKDLEEKQIFHRDIKSDNILIETGSDVPRVRIIDFGLSCFATERSRFRFFYGTPIHSPPECYWGKKYRPGPTTVWQMGVVLYEALHVGDFNIMTFIENELKFNEHLSPHCRNFLDACLTEVPEKRPTLGDLQRHPWLR